CATCACCCAAACCATCCATCCCGATAACCTCAACGTCCAGTACGAAGAGGTGGAAACCTTTCGCCGTCTTCTGAGCCGCATGGAAGGGCTCCTGTCCGAAATCGAATCCGTGCGCGAAGATCTCCGCGAGCAACGGTTAGAATACAAACAGCTCGAAAAAGAAAAACAGGAACTCGAAGTGCGCTCAGCACACTACCACCAGCGCGCCAAGCGGTTGTCGCACCTTTTCAAGGAAACCCTGCTTGACGACGAATAACACCACCCCCGTCGGGATCGACATCGGCGCCACCACCACAAAAGTCAGCTATCGTGACGCCGATGGCGCGTGGTGCACCGCCAAAGTGCCCACAAATTACACCGATATCGCCACACTTACCGCAACACTCGGCCTCGCATCAGCCCGCGTCGGCTGCGCTATCCCAGCGCCAGTCAAAAATGGCCGCTTGGCCGCCGCCGCCCCCAACCTCGCCACCCTGCCAACCATTCCCGCCGGAACACCACTGCTGAACGATGGCAATGCCGCCGCCTTCGGCGAGTACATCGCCCGTGATTTAACGCACCAATCGCTCTTTATGGCGAGCATTGGCACCGGACTGGGCGGAGGATTTATCAGCCACGGAACCATTTTCGAAGGGGCAAATGGATTTTTTGCCGAAGCCGGACACTTTACTCTGATGAGTGGCGGCAAGCCCTGTAACTGCGGCGCCCGTGGCTGCGCCGAAGGGTACACCTCCAGCCAATTCTTTGTGCCTCACAACGATCAGGCGACTATCGCCCACCACTTTGCCGAACAAACCACCCTGTTTCAGGAATTTCTCCACCATATTGCCGCCATGCTGGGCAGCATCACCAACCTCTATGACCCCGACATCATCGTGATTGGCGGTGGCCTTGGCTCCCTACTGCGACCGCACTACAAACAGCTCTGCCACCTTACCGCACAGCAAATGTTTCGCGGTCGCCCCTTGCCCGCCATTGAGCCCAGCACACTGGGTGAATTTGCCGCCGCACGGGGCATGGTTGCCCACATCGAGCGACTGGCTCGCGATCCATTCGTGCTATGAATCCCGTTTCGTACCTGAAAAAAGTCGGCCCGCGCCGTGCGACACAGCTCGAAAAACTGGGTATCACGTCCGCGCACGACCTGCTGTGGCACATTCCACGCGACTACCGTCAATACGCCACCGACCTCCGCGCTGCCCACGAAGGGGAGCACCTGCTTGTCAGCGGCACCATCATCAACCTTGAGATGCCCCTCAAACCACCCCTGCGTGCCACGCTGCGTACAGCTCAGGGTGATGTCGGCCTCGTCTGGTTCGGCGCGCAACGCAAGTATATTCAAAACACGTTTGCGGTAGACACCACGCTCTGCGTGGAAGGGGAAGTACGCTTCTTTCAGGGTCGACCAACCATCGCCCATCCGCACGAAACCAGCCCGTCAGGCGGCGGTATTGTCCCGCTCTATCCTCTTACAGAGGGGATTACGCAACGGTTGCTCCAAGAGATTTTTCAGGCCAACTGGCCTCGATTGCGCAGTGAAATCGACGAAATACTCCCGCCAGCGCTGGTGGCGAAATACCACCTCCCTTCGCTGGCTGAAAGTTTCGAACGCATTCACTTCCCCAAAGCCGACGATCTGGAAAAACTGCGTAATGGCACCAGCCGTTATCATAAGCGGCTTATCTTTCAAGAATTTTTTTTACATCTGCTGGGAAGGCACCTTGCGGGAGCCGCACAACTCCACCGCCCTGGTATAGCCTTGGCTCGAACCACCACAGCAGAAGCCATAACATTTGCCCACTCAACACTTGGCTTTACGCTCACTGAAGGGCAACATGCCGCGATCGACGACATTCTTGATGACCTTGCCGCACCGCGACCCATGAACCGCCTTTTACAGGGCGATGTTGGTTCTGGCAAAACCGCCGTAGCAATTCTGGCCGCGTGGGCCGCACTCCGCAGCGGCGTACAAGTCGCCGTGATGGCACCAACTGAAATACTGGCGCAACAACTCTGGCGCCACCTGAGCGAAGCGCTCGAGCCAGAATATTGCGTCGCGCTCCTGTGCGGTTCGCTACGCAAAAAAACCAAAGAAACCTTGCAAAACAGCATTGCCGAAGGGATCGTGCACGTCGTCGTCGGCACGCATGCCCTTGTACAGGAAGGAGTCGCGTTTCAGCGACTCGGGCTGGCGATTATCGACGAACAGCACCGCTTTGGCGTGGAGCAGCGCACCACGCTGATGCACCACACACCGGGCATCAATCAACTCTCCATGAGTGCTACCCCTATTCCGCGCACACTAGCACTCACGCTCTATGCCGATATGCAGCTTTCGACGATCACCACCCTCCCGGCAGGGCGTCAGCCGATTAAGACTATCCTCATTGAGGGGAGCAGCGATAAGCGGATGATTGAACTCGTGCGCCAACAACTTGCCAGCGGTGCGCAAGGGTATGTTGTCACCCCGCTGATTGACGAAAGCGAAAAAATCGACCTACAAAATGCGGTCGCTACACATACTCATTTGTCACAAATGCTGCCGGAATTTTCGGTAGAACTGCTGCACGGAAAAATGAGTGCGGAACTCAAAGAAAATATTATGCAGCGCTTTATGCGGCACGAGACTGCGCTGTTAGTTTCCACCACGGTTATTGAAGTCGGTGTCAATAACCCGAACGCTACCGTCATGGTAATCTACCATCCCGAACGGTTTGGCCTGAGCCAATTGCATCAGTTGCGCGGGCGCGTCGGACGGGGCGCACAAGCGAGTATGTGCCTACTCTACGCGCCACAAAAACTGGCCGAACCAGCACGGGAACGGATAGCCGTGCTTTTACAATCGCAAGACGGCTTTGAAATCGCCCAACGCGATTTGGAACTGCGCGGCCCCGGTGAAATGTTGGGCGTACGCCAATCGGGCGTCCCCGCCTTTCGTGTCGCCCACCTCGGACGCGACCGCAAAGCCCTCGAATTTGCCCATCAGGAAGTGCGCGAACTGATGGCGCGTGACAGTGGCCTTACCCTGACGGAACACCGTGGATTACACACGTATTTTACCACCGGCAAGCTGGTCGAACGGATTCACTAATTCTTTGAGACTACGCCATATGTTTTGATTGCAAAATAGCCACTTATCGGTAATAATTCCGCCGATTTGAGAACGCCTGACAATCACACAGTCGGTCAGGGAGGCGGGAGTCTCTATGCAATTCCCCACATTTTTAGAGGGCTTTTTCTGGATTATCATTGCCAGCATTGCCTGTTCGCGTTTGGTGCATGATCGTCACCAACTTTGGCTTTGGCTGGTGGTCGTCGCCACTGCACGCTCCAGCGGAGAGTGGTTACAACTCCTTGCCCCTGGATTCGCGAGCGAATCAATGGTTTCCGTCGCCTCTAGCGCTACGATTCTCAGCTACGTTGCCACTGTAGAATTTGGTCGCCAAGCGCTTATTCGTGCGTTTCCTTCCGTAAAATCACTGCCATTACTCTTTCCACTGTTTTCTTTGTCCTTAGCCGCAGCTACCCTCACGGTTGGGGGAACATGGATCCAAAGCGCTCTTCTTGCCGGTGCGATCCCTGGGTTTGCCGCCGCTACCATTGCCTTTGGCTGTTTTTTTTGGGTGGGAACTTGTGCAAAAAAGTTCTTTTTACTTCTCACAACACTTTCCCTATTGGCTCAAGTGGGTCTTTTAATTGCACATATGTTGAATATTGCATCCAGTCCCCTTTTATCAATCATCGTCTTACTTCTCTTTACCATCGCACTTGCAGGAGCTTTCTGGGAGGCGCAACAGTGCCGCAATACTGCGCTCCAAGCAGTGGTTCTCCCCCGTTGGCTCCTCTGGGCTGCCCCAACCGGCTACATTCTGATTGCCCTCTGCTCGTGGTACGGTGCGGAGTGGATTGCAGGTCAAGCATTTCAATCGGTTGAGCGCAAAGCACACGACGAAAGCCATACCCTCGCCCGTGCGCTGAACATGCGCCAATTGCAGCACTTTCAGTACCGTGCAAATGACATGAACCTTCCACAATTTTGGCGTGCTTGCGAAATGCTCAGTAGCTACCATCGAGTCCATC
This genomic interval from Chrysiogenes arsenatis DSM 11915 contains the following:
- a CDS encoding ROK family protein → MTTNNTTPVGIDIGATTTKVSYRDADGAWCTAKVPTNYTDIATLTATLGLASARVGCAIPAPVKNGRLAAAAPNLATLPTIPAGTPLLNDGNAAAFGEYIARDLTHQSLFMASIGTGLGGGFISHGTIFEGANGFFAEAGHFTLMSGGKPCNCGARGCAEGYTSSQFFVPHNDQATIAHHFAEQTTLFQEFLHHIAAMLGSITNLYDPDIIVIGGGLGSLLRPHYKQLCHLTAQQMFRGRPLPAIEPSTLGEFAAARGMVAHIERLARDPFVL
- the recG gene encoding ATP-dependent DNA helicase RecG, translating into MNPVSYLKKVGPRRATQLEKLGITSAHDLLWHIPRDYRQYATDLRAAHEGEHLLVSGTIINLEMPLKPPLRATLRTAQGDVGLVWFGAQRKYIQNTFAVDTTLCVEGEVRFFQGRPTIAHPHETSPSGGGIVPLYPLTEGITQRLLQEIFQANWPRLRSEIDEILPPALVAKYHLPSLAESFERIHFPKADDLEKLRNGTSRYHKRLIFQEFFLHLLGRHLAGAAQLHRPGIALARTTTAEAITFAHSTLGFTLTEGQHAAIDDILDDLAAPRPMNRLLQGDVGSGKTAVAILAAWAALRSGVQVAVMAPTEILAQQLWRHLSEALEPEYCVALLCGSLRKKTKETLQNSIAEGIVHVVVGTHALVQEGVAFQRLGLAIIDEQHRFGVEQRTTLMHHTPGINQLSMSATPIPRTLALTLYADMQLSTITTLPAGRQPIKTILIEGSSDKRMIELVRQQLASGAQGYVVTPLIDESEKIDLQNAVATHTHLSQMLPEFSVELLHGKMSAELKENIMQRFMRHETALLVSTTVIEVGVNNPNATVMVIYHPERFGLSQLHQLRGRVGRGAQASMCLLYAPQKLAEPARERIAVLLQSQDGFEIAQRDLELRGPGEMLGVRQSGVPAFRVAHLGRDRKALEFAHQEVRELMARDSGLTLTEHRGLHTYFTTGKLVERIH